A portion of the Thermoplasmata archaeon genome contains these proteins:
- a CDS encoding ORC1-type DNA replication protein gives MDDHVTVFDLYLDENIRPIFKKDRYVLRPEYVPNRLPHRDREIDQLASILVTALKGGRPSNVLIYGKTGTGKTAVIKFIQKEIEKKAYSQLQQIHCTYINCQIVDTEYGILANIGNMFIKDWDERIPFTGWPTEKVYNHLREKIDNARGIILIVLDEIDKLIFKSGDDVLYHLTTLNEDLKNSKMSIIGISNESKFTEFLDPRVQTRLGEERLVFPPYNAHELFDILKQRAQLAFEDGAVDDSVISLCAALAAQEHGDARRALDFLRVAGELAERERCSKVTERHVWKAKDKIELDVQMELIRTLPTQSKLLLYGIILKSEESITIQTTGEVYDIYRELCYRANIQPVSQRRITDLISELDMLGLISARVRSFGRGGRTREITLSVNVPDTKRVLYEDEIIREIMDFTSSQQKII, from the coding sequence ATGGATGACCACGTTACGGTCTTTGATCTCTATCTTGATGAGAATATTCGCCCAATATTTAAAAAAGATAGATACGTTCTAAGACCTGAGTACGTACCAAATCGTCTTCCTCATAGAGATAGAGAAATTGATCAGCTCGCTTCAATTCTCGTTACAGCTCTTAAAGGTGGCAGACCATCGAACGTTCTTATTTATGGGAAAACTGGCACAGGAAAAACTGCAGTCATAAAATTTATTCAAAAAGAGATAGAAAAAAAAGCTTATTCACAGCTCCAGCAAATTCATTGTACTTATATAAATTGTCAGATAGTTGATACGGAATATGGCATTTTGGCTAATATAGGAAATATGTTTATTAAGGACTGGGATGAGAGAATTCCATTCACAGGATGGCCAACTGAGAAAGTTTATAATCATCTAAGAGAAAAAATAGATAATGCCAGAGGCATTATATTAATAGTATTGGATGAAATAGATAAACTTATATTTAAGAGCGGAGATGATGTTTTATATCATCTAACTACTTTAAATGAAGATTTAAAAAATTCAAAAATGAGTATTATAGGAATATCTAACGAATCTAAATTCACAGAATTCTTAGACCCTCGGGTCCAAACAAGATTAGGTGAAGAACGCCTTGTCTTTCCTCCATATAACGCCCATGAACTTTTTGATATACTAAAGCAGAGAGCACAATTAGCATTTGAAGATGGTGCAGTCGATGATTCTGTTATTTCTCTATGCGCAGCTCTCGCTGCTCAAGAACACGGAGATGCAAGAAGGGCACTTGATTTTCTCAGAGTAGCTGGAGAGCTTGCAGAAAGAGAGAGGTGTTCTAAAGTTACTGAAAGGCATGTATGGAAGGCAAAAGACAAAATCGAGCTTGATGTACAAATGGAACTCATAAGAACACTTCCAACTCAATCGAAGCTTCTCCTTTATGGAATAATCCTAAAATCTGAAGAGAGCATAACAATTCAAACAACTGGAGAAGTATACGATATATACAGAGAATTATGTTATAGGGCAAATATTCAGCCTGTCAGCCAAAGAAGAATTACGGATCTCATTTCTGAGCTAGATATGCTTGGATTAATTAGCGCTCGAGTTCGTTCCTTCGGCAGGGGAGGAAGAACAAGAGAGATAACTTTGAGTGTGAATGTTCCAGATACAAAAAGAGTACTATATGAAGACGAAATAATTCGAGAGATAATGGATTTCACTTCTTCACAACAGAAAATTATTTAG
- a CDS encoding S26 family signal peptidase, producing MAEWAGMKRGSNDFLKHCSNPKLNDKSVKKRRRKLFNLNEDKTIEKKSKSRYKEYFYGLVRDIIVSAIIVFSVLGILFMYSGVWPPMVVIESSSMMHGNDSQIGVIDTGDLTLVKKINNRHDIVTYVEATCRTSPKYGVMTYGDFGHVIVYKKNGLSDTPVIHRAIAWVEYNRTASCMTTHDIRGDIPDINVYNVKFYTIKNQGYRKEDLTISFNVIFSQKQDSGFLTKGDHNIQKVDQESLRVNGALVAPVKLEWIVGRAEGELPWFGLFKLWVTGHRSETFPETSVRGLIITIVILVVIPISIDFIISILKKRKTKRKDLRAKLKKKY from the coding sequence ATGGCGGAGTGGGCAGGCATGAAGAGGGGATCTAATGATTTTCTTAAACACTGCTCTAATCCTAAATTAAATGATAAAAGCGTCAAGAAAAGACGTAGAAAATTATTTAATTTAAATGAAGATAAAACGATAGAAAAGAAATCTAAATCTCGTTATAAAGAATATTTTTATGGTTTAGTCAGGGATATCATTGTATCTGCGATTATAGTCTTTTCTGTTTTAGGCATTTTATTTATGTATTCTGGTGTGTGGCCGCCAATGGTAGTTATAGAATCCAGCAGTATGATGCATGGAAATGACAGTCAAATAGGCGTTATTGATACCGGGGATCTCACTCTTGTTAAAAAAATCAATAATCGACACGATATTGTGACTTATGTAGAAGCCACATGTAGAACTTCACCTAAGTATGGTGTTATGACTTATGGAGACTTCGGTCATGTGATAGTATATAAAAAAAACGGACTCTCTGATACTCCAGTTATTCATCGCGCGATCGCATGGGTTGAGTACAATAGAACCGCTTCATGCATGACTACTCACGATATCAGAGGAGATATACCAGATATTAATGTGTATAATGTTAAATTTTATACTATAAAAAATCAAGGATATAGAAAAGAGGATTTGACGATATCGTTTAATGTTATTTTTTCGCAAAAACAAGACAGTGGTTTTCTTACAAAGGGAGACCATAATATTCAAAAAGTTGACCAAGAATCTTTAAGAGTGAACGGAGCTTTAGTAGCTCCTGTTAAACTCGAATGGATTGTGGGTAGAGCAGAAGGAGAACTGCCTTGGTTCGGTCTTTTCAAACTTTGGGTCACGGGTCATCGCTCTGAGACTTTTCCAGAAACTAGTGTTAGAGGATTAATTATAACAATTGTTATTCTTGTAGTTATTCCTATCAGTATTGATTTTATTATTTCAATTTTGAAAAAAAGAAAAACAAAAAGAAAAGATCTACGAGCAAAACTAAAAAAGAAATACTAA
- a CDS encoding helix-turn-helix transcriptional regulator, whose product MSAEESISKNPEVAMELLTELYYGPKRSSRLVKMIMQRLKVSEPTVYATLQELVAKGALEKQERSRRRVIYRLTDEGRRLMDKEHFEVINSLLSRLGNQGRRREIMVELLILDLLEELPEEMRRSIKMEALRSSTAIEFEDMRKRLVRMASALFI is encoded by the coding sequence ATGAGCGCTGAAGAGTCAATTTCAAAGAACCCCGAGGTTGCGATGGAGCTCCTGACCGAACTATATTATGGCCCCAAGCGCTCATCCAGACTCGTCAAAATGATCATGCAGAGACTTAAGGTCTCTGAGCCAACAGTGTATGCCACCCTCCAAGAGCTTGTTGCCAAGGGGGCTCTGGAGAAGCAGGAGAGGAGTCGTCGGAGAGTAATATACCGACTTACGGACGAGGGCCGGCGTTTAATGGATAAGGAGCATTTCGAAGTTATAAACAGTCTTCTCTCCCGCCTCGGTAATCAGGGGCGTCGTAGGGAAATAATGGTAGAGCTCCTTATATTAGATTTGCTCGAGGAGCTGCCAGAGGAGATGAGGCGCAGCATCAAGATGGAGGCTCTTCGAAGCAGTACAGCAATTGAATTCGAGGACATGCGCAAGCGGCTAGTCAGGATGGCGAGTGCCCTCTTTATCTGA